Proteins from a single region of Streptomyces sp. HUAS 15-9:
- the egtC gene encoding ergothioneine biosynthesis protein EgtC produces the protein MCRHLAYLGPEEPLGRLLVEPPHGLYRQSWAPRRQRYGTVNADGFGVGWYAPGDPVPARYRRAGPIWADLSFADLARVVRTGALLAAVRDATLAGADAEAAAAPFAAGRLLFSHNGAVAGWPQSAAPLVPGLPPVDLLSLEARSDSAFVWALVLHRLRGGDDLGRALAGTVRQVAEAAPASRLNLLLTDGETVAATAWGDTLFSLAEPGGRTVVASEPYDDDPHWQEVPDRTLFTASRTGVLLTPVEDPASVPKKEPCT, from the coding sequence ATGTGCCGTCATCTGGCGTATCTGGGACCCGAGGAGCCGCTGGGCCGGCTGCTCGTGGAGCCCCCGCACGGTCTGTACCGCCAGTCGTGGGCGCCGCGCCGACAGCGGTACGGGACGGTCAACGCCGATGGCTTCGGGGTGGGCTGGTACGCCCCGGGCGATCCGGTACCGGCCCGCTACCGGCGCGCCGGGCCGATCTGGGCGGACCTCTCCTTCGCCGATCTGGCCCGCGTCGTCCGCACCGGAGCACTGCTCGCCGCGGTGCGCGACGCGACCCTGGCGGGCGCCGACGCGGAGGCCGCGGCGGCACCGTTCGCCGCGGGCCGCCTGCTGTTCAGCCACAACGGCGCCGTCGCGGGCTGGCCGCAGTCGGCGGCGCCGCTCGTCCCCGGACTGCCTCCGGTCGATCTGCTGTCCCTGGAGGCGCGCAGCGACTCGGCGTTCGTATGGGCCCTGGTCCTGCACCGGCTGCGCGGCGGCGACGACCTGGGCCGGGCGCTGGCCGGCACGGTGCGGCAGGTCGCCGAGGCGGCCCCGGCCTCCCGGCTCAACCTGCTGCTCACCGACGGCGAGACCGTCGCCGCCACCGCCTGGGGCGACACCCTCTTCTCTCTCGCAGAACCCGGCGGACGCACCGTCGTGGCCTCCGAGCCGTACGACGACGACCCGCACTGGCAGGAGGTCCCCGACCGCACGCTGTTCACGGCGAGCCGCACGGGGGTGCTGCTCACCCCGGTCGAGGACCCGGCCTCCGTACCGAAGAAGGAGCCCTGTACGTGA
- the egtB gene encoding ergothioneine biosynthesis protein EgtB has translation MTAPETDSETLRRRALTSLTTARDRTTLLTSCVEEPDLTAQHSPLMSPLVWDLAHIGNQEELWLLRSVGGREAMRPEIDSLYDAFEHPRAERPSLPLLPPAEARRYAAEVRGRALDLLESTAFGGTRLTEAGFAFGMIAQHEQQHDETMLITHQLRKGPQALTAPDPDPAPLFTGPAEVLVPGGPFTMGTSTEPWSLDNERPAHQVEVAPFHLDTTPVTNAAYQAFIEDGGYDQERWWTPEGWEHIRRQSITAPLYWSRDGGQWLRRRFGVTEVVPPDEPVLHVCWYEADAYARWAGRRLPTEAEWEKAARHDPPQDRSTRYPWGDADPAPVHANLGQRHLRPAPAGSYPAGESPLGIRQLIGDVWEWTASDFLPYPGFAAFPYKEYSEVFFGSEYKVLRGGSFAVDPVACRGTFRNWDYPIRRQIFSGFRTARSESA, from the coding sequence ATGACCGCCCCCGAGACCGACTCCGAGACCCTGCGCCGTCGGGCCCTGACCTCGCTCACCACGGCCCGCGACCGCACCACGCTGCTGACCAGCTGCGTCGAGGAGCCCGACCTCACCGCCCAGCACTCTCCGCTGATGTCCCCGCTGGTGTGGGACCTCGCCCACATCGGCAACCAGGAGGAGCTGTGGCTCCTGCGCTCGGTCGGCGGCCGGGAGGCGATGCGACCCGAGATAGACAGCCTGTACGACGCCTTCGAGCACCCGCGTGCCGAGCGGCCGTCGCTGCCGCTGCTGCCGCCCGCCGAGGCCCGCCGCTACGCGGCCGAGGTGCGCGGACGCGCCCTGGACCTGCTGGAGAGCACGGCGTTCGGCGGCACCCGGCTGACCGAGGCGGGCTTCGCCTTCGGGATGATCGCCCAGCACGAACAGCAGCACGACGAGACCATGCTGATCACCCATCAGCTCCGCAAGGGCCCACAGGCCCTCACCGCCCCGGACCCGGACCCGGCACCGCTGTTCACCGGCCCCGCCGAAGTGCTGGTGCCCGGCGGCCCGTTCACCATGGGCACCTCCACCGAGCCGTGGTCGCTGGACAACGAACGCCCCGCGCACCAGGTCGAGGTGGCACCCTTCCACCTCGACACCACCCCCGTGACGAACGCCGCCTACCAGGCGTTCATCGAGGACGGCGGCTACGACCAGGAGCGCTGGTGGACGCCGGAGGGCTGGGAGCACATACGCCGGCAGTCGATCACGGCACCGCTGTACTGGAGCCGCGACGGCGGGCAGTGGCTCAGACGCCGCTTCGGCGTCACCGAGGTGGTGCCGCCCGACGAGCCGGTGCTGCACGTGTGCTGGTACGAGGCGGACGCCTACGCCCGCTGGGCCGGTCGCCGGCTGCCGACCGAGGCGGAGTGGGAGAAGGCGGCCCGCCACGACCCCCCCCAGGACCGCTCCACGCGCTACCCGTGGGGCGACGCCGATCCGGCGCCGGTCCACGCCAACCTGGGCCAGCGCCATCTGCGGCCCGCTCCGGCCGGCAGCTATCCGGCCGGTGAGTCCCCGCTGGGGATACGGCAGTTGATCGGCGACGTATGGGAGTGGACGGCGAGCGACTTCCTGCCGTACCCGGGGTTCGCGGCGTTCCCGTACAAGGAGTACTCGGAGGTGTTCTTCGGGTCCGAGTACAAGGTGCTGCGCGGTGGTTCGTTCGCCGTGGACCCGGTGGCCTGCCGGGGGACGTTCCGCAACTGGGACTACCCGATCCGGCGGCAGATCTTCTCCGGATTCCGCACCGCCCGCTCGGAGTCCGCCTGA
- the egtA gene encoding ergothioneine biosynthesis glutamate--cysteine ligase EgtA, with protein sequence MSDTSSVGSVGDCSDCTQPRTAVTEAEVEALVRGICFKTGPPRCLGVEVEWLVHELRQPQLPVTPERLEAAYAALRTVPLRSALTVEPGGQLELSSPPTASLMECIGTVSADLDAVRAVLAEDGLGLVGVGHDPWHLPRRFLRDARYEAMETSLDRRGTAGRHMMCASASVQVCVDAGYEEPGPLGHGRRWWLAHQLGPVLVAAFANSPLVGRQPTGWLSTRQLLWLEIGPGQAGAPPLDGEPRDAWARHVLDAPVMCVRHDDGPWEVPEGLTFREWTRSKAPRPPTREDLDYHVTTLFPPIRPRGHLELRMIDAQPGDDGWIVPLAVTAALFDDPEAAETAYRTVKPLAERALSRPAPHNPLWIDAARTGLADPELRDAAVTCFTAALEALPRLGATHDVTAAVAAYLNRYVVRGRCPADDLRDRLHGTELPRSRLRSTGGTPTAHGKDILT encoded by the coding sequence ATGTCCGATACATCCAGTGTCGGTTCGGTGGGTGACTGTAGCGACTGTACGCAGCCACGCACCGCCGTCACCGAAGCCGAGGTGGAGGCCCTGGTCCGGGGCATCTGCTTCAAGACCGGCCCGCCCCGCTGCCTCGGGGTCGAAGTGGAATGGCTGGTCCACGAGCTGCGGCAGCCGCAGCTCCCCGTGACACCCGAACGACTCGAAGCGGCCTATGCCGCACTGCGTACCGTGCCTCTGAGGTCGGCGCTCACCGTCGAGCCCGGCGGCCAGCTCGAGCTCAGCTCGCCGCCCACCGCCTCCCTGATGGAGTGCATCGGTACCGTCTCCGCCGATCTGGACGCCGTCCGCGCGGTCCTCGCCGAGGACGGCCTCGGTCTCGTCGGCGTCGGTCACGACCCCTGGCACCTGCCCCGCCGGTTCCTGCGCGATGCGCGCTACGAGGCCATGGAGACCAGTCTCGACCGCAGGGGCACGGCCGGCCGGCACATGATGTGCGCCTCGGCCTCCGTCCAGGTGTGCGTGGACGCCGGGTACGAGGAGCCCGGCCCGCTGGGCCACGGCCGCCGCTGGTGGCTGGCGCATCAGCTGGGCCCGGTGCTGGTGGCCGCGTTCGCCAACTCCCCGCTGGTGGGACGGCAGCCCACGGGCTGGCTGTCCACCCGGCAACTGCTGTGGCTGGAGATCGGCCCCGGCCAGGCGGGCGCTCCGCCGCTGGACGGGGAGCCGCGCGACGCCTGGGCCCGGCATGTCCTCGACGCCCCGGTGATGTGCGTACGGCACGACGACGGCCCGTGGGAGGTGCCCGAGGGGCTCACCTTCCGGGAGTGGACCCGCTCGAAGGCGCCCCGGCCGCCCACCCGCGAGGACCTCGACTACCACGTCACGACGCTGTTCCCGCCGATCAGACCGCGCGGCCACCTGGAACTGCGCATGATCGACGCACAGCCCGGCGACGACGGATGGATCGTGCCGCTCGCGGTGACGGCGGCGCTGTTCGACGACCCGGAGGCGGCCGAGACCGCGTACCGGACCGTGAAGCCGCTGGCCGAGCGGGCCCTGTCACGCCCCGCGCCGCACAATCCGCTGTGGATCGACGCGGCACGGACCGGGCTCGCCGACCCCGAGCTGCGCGATGCCGCCGTCACCTGCTTCACGGCGGCGCTGGAGGCCCTGCCCCGCCTCGGCGCGACCCACGACGTCACGGCCGCCGTCGCGGCGTACCTGAACCGCTATGTCGTCCGGGGCCGCTGCCCCGCCGACGATCTGCGGGACCGTCTGCACGGCACGGAACTCCCCCGGTCCCGGCTCCGCTCGACCGGAGGGACGCCCACCGCCCACGGGAAGGACATCCTCACATGA
- a CDS encoding TIGR02452 family protein, whose product MSARLRGIATETERIVAQGAYRAPGGHEVSLAAWIEAARAGTRMHGPDPVPFAPVPSSTATLLEVTGESSLQAARRLPGPVAVLNFASARNPGGGYLNGAQAQEEALCRASALYTCLLRAPEFYDHHRAHRDPFYTDRVIHSPAVPVFRDDRGRLLDEPYTAGFLTSPAPNAGVVLRTVPERAPDLPRALAVRAERVLETAAAHGYRRLVLGAWGCGVFRNDPAQVADAFHGLLGPGGRFAGAFEHIVFGILDRTPGAVVRAAFERTFAERQVQP is encoded by the coding sequence ATGAGCGCGCGGCTGCGCGGTATCGCGACGGAGACCGAGCGGATCGTGGCGCAGGGGGCGTATCGCGCGCCCGGCGGTCACGAGGTGTCGCTCGCGGCCTGGATCGAGGCCGCGCGGGCGGGCACGCGCATGCACGGGCCCGACCCGGTCCCGTTCGCCCCCGTCCCTTCCTCGACGGCAACGCTCCTGGAGGTCACCGGCGAGAGCAGCCTTCAGGCGGCCCGCCGTCTGCCGGGACCGGTCGCCGTCCTGAACTTCGCCTCGGCCCGCAACCCGGGCGGCGGCTATCTCAACGGAGCCCAGGCCCAGGAGGAGGCCCTGTGCCGCGCCTCCGCGCTGTACACGTGCCTGCTGCGGGCCCCGGAGTTCTACGACCATCACCGCGCCCACCGCGACCCGTTCTACACGGACCGTGTCATCCACTCACCGGCCGTGCCGGTCTTCCGCGACGACCGCGGCCGGCTGCTCGACGAGCCGTACACGGCCGGCTTCCTGACCTCTCCGGCCCCCAACGCCGGAGTCGTCCTGCGTACGGTTCCGGAGCGGGCGCCCGATCTGCCGCGGGCCCTCGCGGTGCGGGCCGAGCGGGTGTTGGAGACGGCCGCGGCGCATGGCTACCGGCGGCTGGTCCTCGGCGCCTGGGGCTGCGGAGTCTTCCGCAACGACCCCGCGCAGGTCGCGGACGCCTTCCACGGGCTGCTCGGGCCCGGCGGGCGGTTCGCCGGAGCCTTCGAACACATCGTGTTCGGGATCCTGGACCGCACACCGGGAGCCGTGGTGCGAGCAGCTTTCGAACGGACGTTCGCGGAGCGTCAGGTCCAGCCGTAG
- a CDS encoding type II toxin-antitoxin system PemK/MazF family toxin, whose product MTAFTEENVPGRHGPTATTEADPRAVGRVRTEYSPAHDGDPDPGEIVWTWVPFEENDGRGKDRPVLVVAREAEGTFLAVQLSSKRHDGDREWVAIGSGPWDRSGRDSWVDVDRVLRLHEEGMRREACALDRGRFNLVRQRLHERYGWT is encoded by the coding sequence GTGACTGCGTTTACCGAAGAGAACGTCCCGGGCCGGCACGGCCCCACCGCCACCACCGAGGCCGACCCCCGTGCGGTCGGCCGGGTGCGTACCGAGTACTCCCCCGCGCACGACGGCGATCCGGATCCCGGTGAGATCGTGTGGACCTGGGTGCCTTTTGAGGAGAACGACGGACGGGGCAAGGACCGGCCGGTGCTGGTCGTGGCACGGGAGGCCGAGGGGACGTTCCTCGCCGTCCAGCTGTCCAGCAAGCGGCACGACGGCGACCGTGAGTGGGTGGCCATCGGCAGCGGGCCGTGGGACCGGTCGGGGCGCGACTCATGGGTGGACGTCGACCGTGTCCTGCGGCTGCACGAGGAGGGCATGCGCCGGGAGGCGTGCGCGCTGGACCGCGGCCGGTTCAACCTGGTGCGGCAGCGGCTGCACGAGCGCTACGGCTGGACCTGA
- a CDS encoding flotillin family protein, which yields MPMVVGVVAGAAVVAVLVLIGVFKMMWRVAEPNEALIISGSKHRTEGLEEGMGFRIVTGRGTLVLPGVQAVRKLSLDLNETELSVDCVTQQGIPLKVRGVVIFKVGDDFVSIANAGRRFLDQQKMMSERVHNVFAGHLRSIVGGLTVEDMIRDREKLTGQTRAACGTEMEKLGLIVDSLQIHEIEDPTGYIQNLAMPHAAAVQRDARIAQAEANRLATEAEQQSFARMAEATRDSEILQAGYQAERDKAAAQARQAGPLADAAARQEVVVQETRVAELEAHRREQQLQADVRKPADARAYEKRTLAEAERDARISGAQAKAKETELAAAAEATRVKTAASAEAEATKARGVASAAATRATGEAEAAAAQAKGLADAEATKAKGLAEAEAIKARAAALAENQEAVVAQQLAENWPEIVKAGASAFGNVDNMVLLNGADGMADMFAKALTMGGTGLGLARQLLASMNQNGQTSNGTSSLNGITTPPAQKVPVEKE from the coding sequence ATGCCGATGGTTGTCGGCGTCGTTGCGGGGGCGGCGGTCGTTGCCGTCCTCGTGTTGATCGGTGTGTTCAAGATGATGTGGCGGGTCGCCGAACCCAACGAGGCGCTCATCATCTCCGGTTCGAAGCATCGGACCGAGGGCCTCGAGGAAGGCATGGGATTCCGTATCGTCACGGGGCGCGGCACGCTGGTGCTGCCCGGTGTGCAGGCGGTGCGCAAGCTCTCCCTCGACCTGAACGAGACCGAGTTGTCGGTGGACTGCGTGACCCAGCAGGGCATTCCGCTGAAGGTGCGGGGTGTGGTCATCTTCAAGGTGGGCGACGACTTCGTGTCGATCGCCAACGCGGGCCGCCGTTTCCTGGACCAGCAGAAGATGATGTCCGAGCGGGTGCACAACGTGTTCGCGGGTCATCTGCGGTCCATCGTGGGCGGACTGACGGTCGAGGACATGATCCGCGACCGGGAGAAGCTCACCGGGCAGACCCGGGCCGCCTGCGGCACGGAGATGGAGAAGCTGGGGCTCATCGTGGACTCCCTGCAGATCCATGAGATCGAGGATCCGACCGGGTACATCCAGAACCTGGCGATGCCGCACGCGGCGGCCGTCCAGCGGGACGCGCGGATCGCGCAGGCGGAGGCGAACCGTCTCGCCACCGAGGCGGAGCAACAGTCGTTCGCCCGGATGGCGGAGGCCACCCGGGACAGCGAGATCCTCCAGGCCGGCTACCAGGCCGAGCGTGACAAGGCGGCGGCCCAGGCCAGGCAGGCCGGTCCGCTCGCCGACGCGGCCGCCCGGCAGGAGGTCGTGGTCCAGGAGACACGGGTCGCCGAGCTGGAGGCGCACCGACGGGAGCAGCAGCTCCAGGCGGACGTCCGCAAGCCGGCCGACGCCCGGGCCTACGAGAAGCGCACGCTGGCCGAGGCCGAGCGTGACGCGCGTATCTCGGGGGCCCAGGCCAAGGCGAAGGAGACGGAGCTCGCGGCGGCGGCCGAGGCGACCCGGGTCAAGACGGCCGCGAGCGCCGAGGCCGAGGCGACGAAGGCCCGAGGTGTGGCATCGGCCGCGGCGACCCGGGCCACCGGTGAGGCCGAGGCGGCCGCGGCGCAGGCGAAGGGCCTGGCGGACGCGGAGGCGACCAAGGCCAAGGGTCTCGCCGAGGCGGAGGCCATCAAGGCGAGGGCCGCGGCCCTCGCCGAGAACCAGGAGGCGGTCGTCGCCCAGCAACTCGCCGAGAACTGGCCGGAGATCGTGAAGGCCGGCGCGTCCGCCTTCGGCAACGTCGACAACATGGTGTTGCTCAACGGTGCCGACGGCATGGCCGACATGTTCGCCAAGGCGCTCACCATGGGCGGCACCGGTCTCGGTCTGGCGCGTCAGCTGCTGGCCTCGATGAACCAGAACGGGCAGACCTCGAACGGGACTTCGTCCCTCAACGGGATCACGACGCCGCCGGCGCAGAAGGTGCCGGTGGAGAAGGAGTAG
- a CDS encoding chloride channel protein codes for METGARGTRGRSGRRSLRVPARFFPLPDTDDSLARWVLPAALIGVVAGLGAAALFGLLHLCTGWLLESVAGYRPYRTSGEGGFRALSGSDRPWLVPLVAAGGALVATAFAVRLAPEARGHGTDAAIAAAHHDPTGMRGRVTVVKLVASAVTIGSGGSGGTEGPAAQISAAFGSVIARRTGMTREQARTALVIGLAAGVGAIFRAPLGGALLGAELLYRRDMDARVLPKALIASVAGWLVFGACHGFSPSLGGHGGHGVGGATGLALVAVVGLVAGSVGRLYTACFYAVHTRVEKRARGTFARVAAPTVAGLLVGGLGLLVPGVLGTGYGLMEALTSRSVLLDLPLAVVLAIPLAKIVGTALTVGSGGSGGIFGPCMVVGAGVGAAVWRLAEPLGLAPGSPLVPVAVGMAACLGAVAHAPLGVLVMVAEMLGDASLLGPGILAVLCARSVTGGVTLYRSQLERITDEPEDRIADRAPDRIGDEPEDTPPPPTLPGPVVLDRRARLAPVRREPVGPGPVTVNSADPAPD; via the coding sequence GTGGAGACGGGGGCGCGAGGTACGCGAGGGCGTTCGGGACGGCGTTCGTTACGGGTTCCGGCCCGGTTCTTCCCACTGCCGGACACGGACGACTCGCTCGCCCGCTGGGTCCTCCCGGCCGCTCTGATCGGTGTGGTGGCCGGTCTCGGGGCGGCCGCGCTGTTCGGACTGCTGCATCTGTGCACGGGCTGGCTGCTGGAGTCGGTGGCCGGTTACCGGCCCTACCGGACATCCGGCGAAGGTGGTTTCCGAGCGCTGTCCGGATCCGACCGGCCGTGGCTGGTGCCGTTGGTGGCGGCCGGCGGCGCGCTGGTCGCCACGGCGTTCGCCGTCCGGCTGGCGCCCGAGGCGCGCGGCCACGGCACGGACGCTGCGATCGCGGCGGCGCACCACGATCCAACGGGCATGCGGGGCCGGGTGACGGTGGTGAAGCTGGTGGCGTCGGCGGTGACCATCGGCTCCGGCGGCTCGGGCGGCACGGAGGGGCCGGCCGCGCAGATCTCCGCGGCGTTCGGCTCCGTCATCGCCCGGCGCACCGGCATGACGCGCGAACAGGCCCGTACGGCGCTGGTGATCGGTCTCGCGGCGGGCGTCGGCGCGATCTTCCGGGCGCCGCTGGGCGGGGCGCTGCTCGGGGCGGAGCTGCTGTACCGCAGAGACATGGACGCCCGTGTGCTGCCCAAGGCGCTGATCGCCTCCGTGGCGGGCTGGCTGGTGTTCGGCGCCTGTCACGGCTTCTCGCCGTCGCTCGGCGGGCACGGCGGCCATGGGGTCGGCGGGGCGACGGGGCTGGCTCTGGTCGCGGTGGTGGGTCTGGTCGCGGGCAGTGTCGGACGGCTGTACACGGCCTGCTTCTACGCGGTGCACACGCGCGTCGAGAAACGGGCGCGCGGGACGTTCGCCCGGGTCGCGGCGCCCACGGTCGCGGGGCTGCTGGTGGGCGGGCTGGGGCTGCTGGTGCCCGGGGTGCTGGGCACCGGATACGGGCTGATGGAGGCGCTGACCTCGCGGAGTGTGCTGCTGGACCTGCCGTTGGCGGTGGTGCTGGCGATTCCGCTGGCGAAGATCGTGGGCACGGCGCTGACGGTGGGCTCGGGCGGTTCGGGCGGCATCTTCGGGCCGTGCATGGTGGTGGGCGCCGGGGTGGGTGCGGCGGTGTGGCGGCTGGCGGAGCCGCTCGGGCTGGCGCCCGGCAGCCCGCTGGTCCCGGTGGCGGTGGGCATGGCCGCCTGTCTGGGCGCGGTCGCGCACGCGCCGCTCGGTGTCCTGGTGATGGTCGCGGAGATGCTCGGGGACGCCTCGCTGCTCGGCCCGGGCATCCTCGCGGTGCTGTGCGCGCGGTCGGTCACCGGGGGCGTGACGCTGTACCGCAGCCAGTTGGAGCGGATCACGGACGAGCCCGAGGACCGGATCGCGGACCGGGCCCCGGACCGGATCGGGGACGAGCCCGAGGACACTCCGCCCCCACCGACCCTGCCCGGCCCGGTGGTCCTGGATCGCCGCGCGAGGCTCGCTCCGGTACGGCGGGAGCCCGTGGGCCCGGGCCCGGTGACGGTCAACTCGGCGGACCCCGCACCGGACTGA
- the fxsA gene encoding FxSxx-COOH cyclophane-containing RiPP peptide: protein MPSRAGERTADMPDLTGLPLERILDGADPALAAALHRVLRHLAGEELPVAAYDSGGDSSEGPPPHAAPEL from the coding sequence ATGCCGAGCAGGGCCGGTGAGCGCACGGCGGACATGCCGGATCTGACGGGGCTGCCCCTGGAACGGATCCTCGACGGGGCTGACCCGGCGCTCGCGGCGGCGCTGCACCGCGTGCTGCGCCACCTGGCCGGCGAGGAACTGCCCGTGGCCGCCTACGACTCCGGGGGAGACAGCTCCGAAGGCCCCCCTCCGCACGCCGCACCGGAACTGTGA
- a CDS encoding FxsB family cyclophane-forming radical SAM/SPASM peptide maturase — MTSTADAPHGRWPDDLLDVAALRSAGQQALPFREFVLKVHSRCNLACTYCYVYEAADQLWRTQPHTMSRRTAEQVCHRIGEHAERHRPASLRVILHGGEPLLAGLPLLRHLTRTLRRSLPAATRAEVVIQSNGILLDDDVLRLCHDEGITVAVSLDGVPEVHDKARRDHAGRGSHARVAAALRRLAAPEHRALWAGILCTVDVTADPVAAYEHLLSYDPPALRLLLPLGNWTHRPPERTADPARTPYGDWLGAVFDRWYREPRPPVRIAFFESVLDLLLGGVTRTETIGGAPSQLAVVDTDGSLTLSDQLKSAYEGADRSGLDVHHHSFDALLDHPGVVARQSAARGLAAQCRACPVVAVCGGGHYPHRYRAGHGYLNPSVYCPDLMALIRHVADTVRADLARAAEARP, encoded by the coding sequence GTGACCTCCACGGCCGACGCGCCGCACGGCCGGTGGCCCGACGACCTCCTCGACGTCGCCGCCCTGCGGAGCGCAGGACAACAGGCCTTACCCTTCCGGGAGTTCGTCCTCAAGGTGCACAGCCGCTGCAACCTGGCCTGCACCTACTGCTATGTGTACGAGGCCGCCGACCAGCTCTGGCGGACCCAGCCGCACACCATGTCCCGGCGGACCGCCGAGCAGGTGTGCCACCGGATCGGCGAGCACGCCGAGCGTCATCGCCCGGCTTCGCTGCGCGTGATCCTGCACGGCGGTGAACCCCTGCTCGCCGGCCTTCCGCTGCTCCGGCACCTCACCCGCACCCTGCGCCGGTCCCTGCCCGCCGCCACCCGCGCCGAGGTCGTCATCCAGTCCAACGGCATCCTCCTCGACGACGACGTGCTGCGCCTGTGCCACGACGAGGGCATCACCGTGGCGGTGAGCCTCGACGGTGTCCCGGAGGTGCACGACAAGGCCCGCCGCGACCACGCCGGACGCGGCAGCCACGCCCGGGTCGCCGCCGCGCTGCGCCGCCTCGCCGCACCCGAGCACCGCGCCCTGTGGGCCGGCATCCTGTGCACCGTCGACGTCACCGCCGACCCCGTCGCCGCCTACGAGCACCTGCTGTCGTACGACCCGCCCGCGCTCCGCCTCCTGCTGCCCCTCGGCAACTGGACCCACCGCCCGCCGGAGCGCACCGCCGACCCCGCCCGCACGCCCTACGGCGACTGGCTCGGCGCGGTGTTCGACCGCTGGTACCGCGAGCCCCGGCCACCGGTGCGCATCGCGTTCTTCGAATCGGTCCTGGACCTGCTGCTCGGCGGAGTCACCCGCACCGAGACCATCGGCGGGGCGCCCTCCCAACTCGCCGTCGTCGACACGGACGGCTCGCTCACCCTCTCCGACCAGCTCAAGTCGGCGTACGAGGGCGCCGACCGCAGCGGCCTCGACGTCCACCACCACTCCTTCGACGCGCTCCTGGACCATCCCGGGGTGGTGGCCAGGCAGTCGGCGGCACGAGGGCTCGCCGCCCAGTGCCGGGCCTGCCCAGTGGTCGCGGTCTGCGGTGGCGGGCACTACCCCCACCGCTACCGCGCCGGACACGGCTACCTCAACCCCTCCGTCTACTGCCCGGACCTCATGGCACTGATCCGGCACGTGGCCGACACGGTCCGCGCCGATCTCGCCCGAGCCGCCGAGGCGCGCCCTTGA
- a CDS encoding aKG-HExxH-type peptide beta-hydroxylase, translated as MTDRHRAAALPLPPRLWRQIAHGTPDPAVLRLLRAARASRNLLLLRALHNDPRSSADRGPASALLAAVRGRAPAVFDALITDPATGVLLADAVRGGRFDTVPVLAAVAGHRARIPFRLEIPVRDGTLALPGLGHVTVPPDTVTARVERGAYGTTVTAPAAPAPVRIPDRPQDGAPGWTPLPRLRFTAQGRRWTVRLDTDAVAGPAVDGPPGAEGSLPDGPRRLGAAWELLVARHPGRADAVRGTVRAVVPLAPRPDAPWLSASFSDAFGLVALAPLDDPADIAAALVHETQHSLLYALQDLTPLLEAPPGTRGAAPWSDRPRPPSALLHGAAAFLVTSAFWRTESAHGNGVARAPHERWRRTAHLAAHELARGDWLTANGHRLVDALLKVLGEWDAEDGLRGPERPA; from the coding sequence TTGACCGACCGTCACCGGGCCGCCGCGCTGCCCTTGCCGCCCCGGCTGTGGCGGCAGATCGCGCACGGTACGCCGGACCCCGCCGTCCTTCGGCTGCTGCGCGCCGCCCGCGCGAGCCGCAACCTCCTGCTGCTGCGCGCCCTTCACAACGACCCGCGGAGCAGCGCCGATCGAGGTCCGGCGAGCGCGCTCCTGGCGGCCGTGCGCGGGCGCGCCCCCGCCGTTTTCGACGCGCTGATCACCGACCCCGCCACGGGAGTCCTGCTCGCCGATGCCGTACGCGGCGGCCGCTTCGACACGGTGCCCGTGCTCGCCGCCGTCGCCGGACACCGTGCCCGGATCCCGTTCCGCCTGGAGATACCGGTCCGCGACGGCACCCTCGCCCTGCCCGGGCTAGGCCATGTCACCGTGCCGCCGGACACCGTCACCGCGCGCGTGGAGCGCGGCGCGTACGGTACGACGGTCACCGCGCCGGCCGCGCCCGCTCCCGTGCGGATCCCGGACCGGCCCCAGGACGGCGCCCCCGGCTGGACACCGCTGCCCCGGCTCCGGTTCACGGCACAGGGCAGACGGTGGACCGTGCGCCTGGACACCGACGCCGTTGCGGGCCCGGCCGTCGATGGCCCGCCGGGGGCGGAGGGCTCCCTCCCCGACGGGCCGCGGCGGCTCGGGGCGGCCTGGGAGTTGCTCGTCGCCCGGCATCCCGGCCGGGCCGACGCCGTGCGCGGGACGGTGCGTGCCGTGGTCCCGCTCGCCCCGCGGCCCGACGCGCCGTGGCTGAGCGCGTCCTTCAGCGACGCCTTCGGGCTCGTCGCCCTGGCACCCCTGGATGACCCGGCCGACATCGCGGCCGCTCTCGTCCACGAAACCCAGCACTCCCTGCTCTACGCCCTCCAGGACCTCACCCCGCTCCTCGAAGCACCGCCGGGGACACGTGGCGCGGCGCCCTGGAGCGACCGTCCCCGGCCGCCCTCGGCACTGCTGCACGGCGCGGCCGCGTTCCTGGTCACCTCGGCCTTCTGGCGCACCGAGTCGGCCCACGGCAACGGGGTCGCCCGCGCGCCACACGAGCGGTGGCGGCGCACCGCCCACCTCGCCGCCCACGAACTCGCGCGCGGCGACTGGCTCACCGCGAACGGCCACCGGCTGGTGGACGCCCTGCTGAAGGTCCTCGGCGAGTGGGACGCCGAGGACGGGTTGCGCGGACCGGAGCGGCCGGCCTAG